A genomic region of Halichondria panicea chromosome 5, odHalPani1.1, whole genome shotgun sequence contains the following coding sequences:
- the LOC135335790 gene encoding uncharacterized protein LOC135335790, producing MKLLLLVICCMISTSLAGLVDKEAKLETVLNEVEEILQDLKADDDEPHLEAIGDIQKLESLINDRELQNGADIEGDISPKPSHEQDSQGSPATMEEMLLHTENIDEATAEVEAAGGHILLQLGHNLLVANVPSHVAKQNSFSQASAHIPSSASAETLSHANAYWMSREDELKPQPTIQKWTEKTAPMAFKQEDSDEDFQGDAPYRRTMTGKIAVLIFISSGPGRLAISNTEKKKIISECLAGLKFWSNQARKNGIRLSFVMYYGKARISASNPTSCSSYASCHDKFANPTLRAFGFPAGKAGRNRAAQYIKNRGRANGAFLGFFSKYKQSHFAYAYFGGGPLYMQYSNDGWGSDQIDRVFAHEVGHVFNAPDEYTNCQCYQRYGKGSCTAKNANCKTCTSSQGGCIMDTNDLGNLCEYTKKHVGWC from the exons ATGAAGTTGCTGCTGCTTGTGATTTGCTGTATGATTTCCACATCACTAGCTGGTCTGGTTGACAAAGAGGCTAAACTGGAAACAGTGCTCAA TGAAGTTGAAGAGATATTGCAAGACCTGAAAGCTGATGATGATGAGCCTCATCTCGAAGCAATTGGAGACATTCAAAAACTTGAGTCGCTGATCAATGATCG TGAACTTCAGAATGGAGCAGATATCGAGGGAGATATTTCACCAAAGCCATCCCACGAACAAGACTCACAAGG GAGTCCTGCCACCATGGAGGAGATGTTGCTTCACACTGAAAACATTGACGAGGCAACTGCTGAAGTGGAAGCTGCTGGGGGCCACATTCTACTCCAACTTGGTCACAACCTCTTGGTTGCAAATGTCCCCTCTCATGTAGCCAAGCAGAATAGCTTCAGTCAAGCTTCAGCCCATATTCCGAGCTCAGCATCAGCAGAAACTTTAAGCCATGCTAATGCCTACTGGATGTCACGAGAAGATGAGCTGAAACCACAACCAACGATTCAAAAGTGGACAGAAAAAACGGCTCCAATGGCCTTTAAACAAGAAGATTCAGACGAAGATTTTCAGGGAGATGCACCCTACCGCCGAACCATGACTGGGAAGATTGCCGTTCTAATTTTTATTTCTTCCGGTCCTGGTAGGTTAGCAATAAGCAATACGGAGAAAAAGAAGATTATAAGTGAATGTCTAGCAGGACTTAAATTCTGGTCAAACCAAGCTCGGAAAAATGGGATTAGGTTGTCGTTTGTGATGTATTATGGGAAGGCAAGAATCAGTGCTTCCAACCCAACCTCTTGCTCTAGCTACGCATCTTGCCACGACAAGTTTGCTAATCCTACACTCAGAGCTTTTGGTTTCCCAGCTGGTAAAGCTGGAAGGAACAGAGCAGCACAATATATTAAAAACCGTGGTCGTGCTAATGGTGCTTTCCTTGGTTTCTTCTCCAAGTACAAGCAAAGCCATTTCGCATATGCCTATTTTGGTGGCGGAcctttgtacatgcagtacagcaaTGACGGTTGGGGTTCTGATCAGATTGACAGGGTTTTCGCTCATGAAGTTGGACATGTTTTTAATGCTCCTGACGAATACACAAATTGTCAGTGCTACCAACGGTATGGCAAGGGAAGCTGCACTGCTAAAAATGCCAACTGCAAGACCTGCACTTCTTCTCAAGGTGGCTGCATTATGGACACCAATGATCTGGGCAACCTTTGCGAGTACACCAAGAAGCACGTGGGTTGGTGCTAA